A section of the Pimelobacter simplex genome encodes:
- a CDS encoding ATP-dependent nuclease has translation MRLSRFEIANHAVLDDMTVDVRDHLCIVGANDVGKSSLLRLLNLLLGATVQQLYSALSPAELSDPGAPLRVTVELGDLTLEEAGSFPHEVHFEEEEPTRLTIELEVRVSEEDDSEVVIDRFFPDAGTRRAPSRDQLDVIAWRYLPANRSTAVDFMDGKNSPLRAMLNAVDLGDGSTSLVTLMDSFHADLEANPALTQLREDIAQHLSRSLPRKLEKDALALRTAVDTAEDPLQDVTLFLKEQEALKSLEEQSDGLRQLMALTFFDLAQQNANVVAVDEPEMHLHASSQRTVAGLLADSAQQRLVVTHSPYVIQKFEPKHVLVVNHERRAKQIAAHNFTAVEKEQVAWWTPQLLEALTARRVLLVEGLADRIIIEAAAAAKGISLDREGVSVFALDGADKFKHVTKILGTTGFDIDLCGLCDEDREDSWANILNSKPKNLPKVGFFIARKDLEHEYAAAIGAPTLTEVLLREGVAREQGLCQAAGVSYVDDLADEQVANFITTGDTRKTSSARAVATILTADHVDASDSLSGLLDFVAGSGP, from the coding sequence ATGCGCCTGTCACGATTCGAGATCGCCAACCACGCCGTCCTGGATGACATGACGGTCGACGTCCGCGACCATCTGTGCATTGTGGGCGCCAACGACGTCGGCAAGTCCTCCCTGCTGCGGCTGCTCAACCTGCTCCTTGGCGCGACCGTTCAGCAGCTCTACTCGGCCCTGTCACCGGCAGAACTGAGCGACCCAGGAGCGCCGCTGCGAGTCACAGTCGAGCTGGGTGACCTGACTCTGGAGGAGGCAGGATCCTTCCCTCACGAGGTTCACTTCGAGGAAGAGGAGCCGACCCGACTCACCATCGAGCTCGAGGTCCGTGTCTCCGAGGAGGACGATAGTGAGGTCGTCATCGACAGGTTCTTCCCGGACGCGGGCACTCGACGCGCACCGTCACGAGACCAGCTCGACGTCATCGCATGGCGCTATCTCCCAGCCAACCGATCGACCGCCGTCGACTTCATGGACGGCAAGAACAGTCCGCTGCGCGCCATGCTCAACGCGGTCGACCTCGGTGACGGCTCTACGTCGCTCGTGACGCTCATGGACTCCTTCCACGCAGACCTCGAGGCCAACCCCGCCCTGACCCAGCTGCGAGAAGACATCGCCCAGCACCTGTCGCGCTCCTTGCCGCGCAAGCTGGAGAAGGACGCACTCGCACTGCGCACCGCCGTCGACACCGCAGAAGACCCCCTGCAGGACGTCACCTTGTTCCTCAAAGAACAAGAAGCTCTGAAGTCCCTGGAAGAGCAAAGTGATGGGCTTCGGCAACTGATGGCACTGACGTTCTTCGACCTCGCACAACAGAACGCCAACGTGGTCGCAGTCGACGAGCCAGAGATGCACCTGCACGCCAGCAGCCAACGCACAGTCGCCGGTCTTCTCGCCGACTCCGCACAACAGCGTCTGGTCGTCACCCACTCGCCTTACGTCATCCAGAAGTTCGAGCCGAAGCACGTCCTCGTGGTCAACCACGAGAGACGCGCCAAGCAGATCGCAGCCCACAACTTCACTGCCGTGGAGAAGGAGCAGGTCGCCTGGTGGACGCCACAGCTGCTCGAAGCGCTCACAGCCCGCCGAGTCCTTCTCGTTGAGGGTCTGGCTGACCGCATCATCATCGAAGCGGCCGCCGCAGCCAAGGGCATCAGCCTCGACCGGGAGGGAGTTTCGGTCTTCGCCCTCGACGGCGCTGACAAGTTCAAGCATGTCACGAAGATCCTCGGCACGACGGGGTTCGACATCGACCTGTGCGGGCTGTGCGACGAAGACCGTGAAGACTCCTGGGCGAACATCTTGAATTCGAAGCCGAAGAACCTTCCCAAGGTCGGCTTCTTCATTGCACGTAAAGACCTAGAACACGAGTATGCGGCCGCGATCGGTGCGCCCACGCTGACCGAGGTGCTCCTCAGGGAGGGTGTGGCGCGGGAGCAGGGCCTGTGCCAAGCCGCCGGCGTGAGTTATGTCGACGACCTCGCCGACGAGCAGGTCGCCAACTTCATCACGACCGGCGACACCCGAAAGACATCGTCGGCACGTGCGGTGGCCACCATCCTCACCGCCGACCACGTCGATGCCAGCGACTCGCTGTCGGGGCTGCTTGACTTCGTAGCTGGGTCTGGG